In Rhipicephalus sanguineus isolate Rsan-2018 unplaced genomic scaffold, BIME_Rsan_1.4 Seq929, whole genome shotgun sequence, one genomic interval encodes:
- the LOC119378700 gene encoding uncharacterized protein LOC119378700, translated as MATCGYKVVSRCEKLLLQARILETKATIKRLENEVFFSQRTLERVAPTEFHEIVLHSNGTAAATRHEREKCQEKKFVSLLDKYQPPDNQAGVCNLSSHHLDAAELHLLSRGLNFNTGTTPSMRKMVCSVEEAVRQVEPALQSEARTRAIGALSKLRNARTSSMSLLDKEAMKRLQNNKSIVILPADKGNATVVMNRDDYVSKMTEHLQDETTYSKIDRDPTRKIESELQKLLTDVFKFVPPEKKHLYNRLLCHTGSAPAIYGLPKVHKPNVPLRPIVDYTRSPLHSLSGYLHDVLRPLVGRTSTYVKDSVDFVDKIRNVTLDSEEIMVSFDVKSMFTRIPVDYAVDCCRSALKNDDSLPARTPLEADDVCRLLDFCLRNTYFSFNGSFYKQVFGTAMGASVSVSCANIALEALEEEALATVQPAPKLFLRQSSWRCERQKQVREKEGLAIVVSGHHCQQLWRNFYGTCVLGIHNCYLARSEDVREVLWNTSAHNVRLSLWL; from the exons atGGCCACTTGTGGTTACAAA GTTGTGTCACGCTGCGAGAAGCTCCTTCTGCAAGCACGCATCCTTGAAACAAAGGCAACCATAAAACGGTTGGAAAACGAGGTTTTCTTTAGCCAACGCACGCTTGAGCGCGTCGCCCCCACAGAATTCCACGAGATTGTACTCCACTCCAATGGAACTGCAGCTGCGACTCGCCACGAACGAGAAAAGTGCCAGGAAAAGAAGTTTGTGTCTTTGCTGGACAAATATCAGCCCCCGGACAACCAAGCTGGTGTTTGCAACTTGTCGTCACACCACCTTGATGCTGCTGAGCTTCATCTACTAAGTCGCGGCCTAAACTTCAACACTGGTACCACGCCGAGTATGCGGAAGATGGTGTGTTCGGTTGAAGAGGCCGTACGCCAAGTCGAGCCTGCTCTACAAAGTGAAGCGCGCACCCGCGCTATTGGGGCGCTTTCAAAGCTTCGCAATGCTAGGACCTCAAGCATGAGCCTCCTCGACAAAGAAGCCATGAAAAGACTACAGAATAACAAATCCATTGTTATTTTGCCTGCAGATAAGGGGAATGCGACGGTTGTTATGAACCGTGATGACTACGTTTCTAAAATGACGGAGCATCTCCAGGACGAAACTACGTATTCGAAGATCGACCGGGATCCTACAAGAAAGATTGAGTCAGAACTTCAGAAGCTGCTGACTGACGTCTTCAAGTTTGTGCCGCCCGAAAAGAAGCATCTGTATAACAGGCTGTTGTGCCACACCGGTTCGGCTCCTGCAATATACGGCCTGCCCAAGGTTCACAAACCCAACGTCCCGCTGCGGCCGATTGTAGACTATACGCGCTCCCCGTTGCACAGTCTTTCTGGCTATCTTCATGATGTGCTCCGCCCCCTCGTAGGACGAACGTCGACGTACGTAAAGGACTCCGTTGACTTTgttgacaagatccggaacgtgacCTTAGACAGCGAGGAAATCATGGTATCTTTTGACGTCAAGTCTATGTTCACACGCATACCAGTAGACTATGCTGTTGACTGCTGCAGATCAGCATTGAAGAACGACGACTCGCTGCCTGCGCGCACCCCGTTGGAGGCCGACGATGTGTGCCGTCTTTTGGATTTCTGCCTGCGCAACACATATTTTTCGTTTAATGGTTCCTTCTACAAGCAAGTGTTCGGAACGGCAATGGGAGCGTCGGTGTCAGTGTCTTGTGCCAATATCGCATTGGAAGCCCTTGAGGAGGAAGCCCTCGCAACAGTCCAGCCTGCACCGAAATTGTTCCTGCG ACAGTCCAGCTGGCGGTGTGAAAGGCAGAAGCAGGTGAGGGAGAAGGAGGGTTTAGCTATTGTTGTGAGCGGACACCACTGTCAGCAGCTGTGGAGAAACTTCTATGGCACG